A stretch of Aeromicrobium tamlense DNA encodes these proteins:
- a CDS encoding fibronectin type III domain-containing protein: MRIVTAFVAAALATSVLPAVPVASAASSGIHRLLLTPTADPSRSQYVSWSRPVAASGQRVVAVGPDGITRTVPARRKLGTTERTAGSRQYRYVVALSGLEPSTRYRYRVVGRGVATRWRAFTTAGPANRAFRMLQFGDTQVDNDGPPDRIIEAATERFPDARLLLQAGDVVNKPWVGREWSELHEALSPAGQWRSWVSSIGNHEQCRVRSSCRSGAGRGFRSYFQFPSNGFTDQRRTWFFLDQGPARIIVLDTFGSDLRRQRSFLAHALRTNPRTWSIVLMHSGPFASVGDRRNTEMRKWFLPTLERYDADLVLSGHDHSYARGRKAGVTYLASVSGPKYYDSSIRDWRAGGATRVKAAYRTSTYQVISVSPTQLKVRAVVGHRGKGARPAIKVGRTLDGFTLTR; the protein is encoded by the coding sequence GTGCGCATCGTGACCGCGTTCGTCGCGGCCGCACTGGCGACGTCGGTGCTGCCGGCGGTCCCCGTGGCCTCCGCCGCGAGCTCGGGGATCCATCGGCTCCTGCTCACCCCCACCGCCGACCCGTCGCGATCGCAGTACGTGTCGTGGAGCCGGCCCGTCGCCGCGAGCGGCCAGCGGGTGGTCGCGGTCGGGCCCGACGGGATCACGCGCACCGTGCCCGCGCGGCGCAAGCTCGGCACGACCGAGCGCACGGCCGGCAGCCGCCAGTACCGCTACGTCGTGGCGCTCTCGGGTCTCGAGCCGTCCACGCGCTACCGCTACCGGGTGGTCGGCCGGGGCGTCGCGACCCGCTGGCGCGCGTTCACCACCGCGGGTCCCGCGAACCGCGCGTTCCGGATGCTGCAGTTCGGCGACACGCAGGTCGACAACGACGGGCCGCCCGACCGCATCATCGAGGCCGCGACCGAGCGCTTCCCCGACGCGCGGCTGCTGCTCCAGGCCGGCGACGTCGTGAACAAGCCCTGGGTCGGGCGTGAGTGGAGCGAGCTGCACGAGGCCCTCTCCCCGGCGGGGCAGTGGCGCAGCTGGGTCTCGTCGATCGGCAACCACGAGCAGTGCCGGGTGAGGTCCTCGTGCCGGTCCGGAGCGGGCCGCGGCTTCCGCTCCTACTTCCAGTTCCCGTCGAACGGCTTCACCGACCAGCGCCGCACGTGGTTCTTCCTCGACCAGGGCCCGGCCCGGATCATCGTGCTGGACACGTTCGGGTCCGACCTGCGGCGCCAGCGGTCGTTCCTCGCCCACGCGCTGCGCACGAACCCGCGGACGTGGTCGATCGTCCTCATGCACTCGGGCCCGTTCGCGTCGGTGGGCGACCGGAGGAACACCGAGATGCGGAAGTGGTTCCTGCCGACGCTGGAGCGGTACGACGCCGACCTCGTGCTCTCCGGCCACGACCACTCCTACGCTCGCGGACGCAAGGCCGGGGTCACCTACCTCGCGTCCGTCAGCGGACCGAAGTACTACGACTCCTCGATCCGGGACTGGAGGGCCGGCGGCGCCACGCGCGTGAAGGCGGCCTACCGGACCTCGACCTACCAGGTGATCAGCGTGTCGCCGACGCAGCTGAAGGTGCGCGCGGTCGTGGGCCACCGTGGGAAGGGCGCGCGCCCCGCGATCAAGGTCGGGAGGACCCTCGACGGGTTCACCCTCACCCGCTGA
- a CDS encoding NUDIX domain-containing protein: MARLTSAGLLLHRVRDGRREVLLGHLGGPFWAKRHERAWSIPKGVLEDGESPEEAARREFLEELGVPVPEGPWTDLGSVRQSRKDVLVWAVEADLDPATVVPGTFDLEWPPGSGKMQAFPELDRVQWFGLDEAAELVVAAQAAFLDRLPD, translated from the coding sequence ATGGCCCGCCTGACCAGCGCCGGACTGTTGCTGCACCGGGTGCGCGACGGCCGCCGCGAGGTCCTGCTCGGACACCTCGGCGGGCCGTTCTGGGCGAAGCGCCACGAGCGTGCCTGGTCGATCCCGAAGGGCGTCCTCGAGGACGGCGAGTCGCCCGAGGAGGCCGCCCGACGCGAGTTCCTCGAGGAGCTCGGCGTCCCCGTGCCCGAGGGTCCTTGGACGGACCTCGGCAGCGTGCGGCAGTCCCGCAAGGACGTCCTCGTGTGGGCCGTCGAGGCCGACCTCGACCCCGCGACGGTCGTGCCCGGGACGTTCGACCTCGAGTGGCCGCCCGGCTCCGGAAAGATGCAGGCCTTCCCCGAGCTCGACCGCGTCCAGTGGTTCGGCCTCGACGAGGCCGCCGAGCTCGTCGTCGCCGCCCAGGCCGCCTTCCTCGACCGCCTGCCCGACTGA
- a CDS encoding ABC transporter substrate-binding protein, protein MRMSSRIRVGLAAAMLVAVSACGGGGSDGGDGGTLRVATQADISSMDPIRGNSGGDHQMLYPLYDTLVSFDEDLQPQPGLAESWEYETPTALVLKLREGVTFHDGAPLDAEAVKYNLERAAAEGSNIAADVESIESVEVVDDLTVKLNLTQPNSALVMTLADRAGMMVSPQAAEAAGGDLSTNPVGAGGWKFVDWKRGTSMTYEKFDDYWDEDVERVDKVVIRVMPEPKTRATSLRSGQQDIAWDIVPADAESIQDDDKLTLHEQPRMWTWMIYTNRASEELGDPRVRRALSLAMDRDQLLKSAYFGLGTKPRGFLPDGYWAEPSEKAQLDYDVDEAKKLIAEAGAEGLSFDMLLYADSTSTRVGEILKQQWSEIGVTANLVPREVNQANSDYFNDVKTPAFFAAWTGRPDPALTYRLMFTKEAYFNTSKQSTPGIEEALAEDAVATTQEDRKKALDKASEAVVEDMPIIPIVFQHSLTGLGENVEGFESNLLGKPKLLGVTLK, encoded by the coding sequence ATGAGGATGTCGTCCCGGATCAGGGTGGGCCTGGCGGCCGCCATGCTCGTCGCGGTCAGTGCCTGTGGAGGCGGAGGATCGGACGGGGGAGACGGCGGGACGCTGCGCGTCGCGACCCAGGCGGACATCTCCTCGATGGACCCGATCCGCGGCAACTCCGGCGGCGACCACCAGATGCTCTACCCGCTCTACGACACCCTCGTCTCGTTCGACGAGGACCTGCAGCCGCAGCCCGGGCTGGCCGAGTCGTGGGAGTACGAGACGCCGACCGCGCTGGTCCTCAAGCTGCGCGAGGGCGTGACCTTCCACGACGGAGCGCCGCTGGACGCCGAGGCGGTCAAGTACAACCTGGAGCGGGCCGCGGCCGAGGGCTCGAACATCGCCGCCGACGTCGAGTCGATCGAGTCCGTGGAGGTCGTCGACGACCTGACGGTGAAGCTCAACCTGACCCAGCCGAACTCGGCGCTCGTCATGACGCTGGCCGATCGCGCCGGGATGATGGTCTCGCCCCAGGCCGCCGAGGCCGCCGGCGGCGACCTCAGCACGAACCCCGTGGGCGCGGGCGGCTGGAAGTTCGTCGACTGGAAGCGCGGCACGTCGATGACCTACGAGAAGTTCGACGACTACTGGGACGAGGACGTGGAGCGCGTCGACAAGGTCGTCATCCGGGTGATGCCCGAGCCCAAGACCCGCGCGACCTCGCTGCGCTCCGGCCAGCAGGACATCGCCTGGGACATCGTGCCGGCGGACGCCGAGTCGATCCAGGACGACGACAAGCTCACGCTGCACGAGCAGCCGCGGATGTGGACCTGGATGATCTACACGAACCGCGCCTCCGAGGAGCTCGGCGACCCGCGCGTGCGCCGTGCCCTGAGCCTGGCGATGGACCGTGACCAGCTGCTCAAGAGCGCGTACTTCGGCCTCGGCACCAAGCCGCGCGGCTTCCTGCCCGACGGCTACTGGGCCGAGCCCTCGGAGAAGGCGCAGCTCGACTACGACGTGGACGAGGCGAAGAAGCTGATCGCCGAGGCCGGCGCCGAGGGACTGTCGTTCGACATGCTGCTCTACGCCGACTCGACCTCGACCCGCGTCGGGGAGATCCTCAAGCAGCAGTGGTCCGAGATCGGCGTGACCGCCAACCTGGTCCCGCGCGAGGTCAACCAGGCCAACAGCGACTACTTCAACGACGTGAAGACGCCGGCGTTCTTCGCGGCGTGGACGGGCCGCCCCGACCCGGCGCTGACGTACCGGCTGATGTTCACGAAGGAGGCGTACTTCAACACCTCGAAGCAGTCGACGCCCGGCATCGAGGAGGCGCTCGCCGAGGACGCCGTGGCCACGACGCAGGAGGACCGCAAGAAGGCGCTCGACAAGGCCTCCGAGGCGGTCGTCGAGGACATGCCGATCATCCCGATCGTGTTCCAGCACTCCCTCACGGGTCTCGGCGAGAACGTCGAGGGCTTCGAGAGCAACCT
- the truA gene encoding tRNA pseudouridine(38-40) synthase TruA, which produces MRIDLAYDGTEFRGWATQPGLRTVQGELESALGTVLRLPEPPRLTVAGRTDAGVHARGQVAHVDVDSHPGVLERRLRRIVPDDIRILRVTEAPEHFDARFAAIERRYVYRMTDHPAGPDPMQRRMVAAAPRPLDVDLMNQAAQHLLGEHDFASFCKQREGATTIRNLLTLRTVRGGETIATTVRADAFCHSMVRSLMGCLVAVGERRYAPEFAAEILAAQERDPRVKVMPAHGLVLEEVVYPADDQLAARVEESRRRRDE; this is translated from the coding sequence ATGCGGATCGACCTGGCCTACGACGGAACCGAGTTCAGGGGCTGGGCGACCCAGCCGGGGCTGCGCACGGTGCAGGGCGAGCTCGAGTCCGCGCTCGGCACGGTCCTGCGGCTGCCCGAGCCGCCGCGGCTGACCGTCGCGGGTCGCACCGACGCCGGCGTCCACGCGCGCGGCCAGGTGGCCCACGTCGACGTCGACAGCCACCCGGGCGTCCTCGAGCGGCGGCTGCGCCGCATCGTGCCCGACGACATCCGCATCCTGCGCGTCACCGAGGCGCCCGAGCACTTCGACGCCCGGTTCGCGGCGATCGAGCGCCGCTACGTCTACCGGATGACCGACCACCCCGCCGGGCCCGACCCGATGCAGCGGCGCATGGTCGCCGCGGCACCGCGCCCGCTCGACGTCGACCTCATGAACCAGGCCGCGCAGCACCTGCTCGGCGAGCACGACTTCGCCTCGTTCTGCAAGCAGCGCGAGGGCGCCACGACGATCCGCAACCTGCTCACGCTGCGCACCGTCCGCGGCGGCGAGACGATCGCCACCACGGTGCGCGCCGACGCCTTCTGCCACTCGATGGTGCGCTCGCTCATGGGCTGCCTCGTGGCCGTCGGCGAGCGCCGGTACGCGCCCGAGTTCGCGGCCGAGATCCTCGCCGCGCAGGAGCGCGACCCGCGCGTCAAGGTCATGCCGGCCCACGGCCTGGTGCTGGAGGAGGTCGTCTACCCCGCCGACGACCAGCTCGCGGCCCGCGTCGAGGAGTCGCGCCGCCGCCGGGACGAGTGA
- a CDS encoding TetR/AcrR family transcriptional regulator, whose amino-acid sequence MTTRATGDPTHDAMRVAGFWQPRAQGATHRILVGACLSFHELGYHGASTRAIAQRAQLSPGTIYTHFANKEDLFFRIVLDSHAASLESLTQAVALGSDPAERLRLFMAAYASWHAEWSVIARPVHHDLQVLTDDHFQKVVDVRRATIAVLDEILEAGIEQGVFSIADLPGTRRLLMSACIDVCRWYVEGGERSPSSIGLQYSALALKFVGS is encoded by the coding sequence TTGACCACGCGAGCCACCGGCGACCCCACCCACGACGCGATGCGGGTGGCGGGCTTCTGGCAGCCGCGGGCGCAGGGCGCGACGCACCGGATCCTCGTCGGCGCCTGCCTGTCGTTCCACGAACTGGGCTACCACGGTGCGTCCACCCGTGCGATCGCCCAGCGGGCGCAGCTGAGCCCCGGCACCATCTACACGCACTTCGCGAACAAGGAGGACCTGTTCTTCCGGATCGTCCTGGACAGCCACGCCGCGTCGCTGGAGTCGCTGACGCAGGCGGTCGCGCTCGGCTCCGACCCGGCCGAGCGACTGCGCCTCTTCATGGCCGCCTACGCGTCCTGGCACGCCGAGTGGAGCGTCATCGCGCGCCCGGTCCACCACGACCTGCAGGTGCTGACCGACGACCACTTCCAGAAGGTCGTCGACGTCCGGCGCGCCACGATCGCGGTGCTCGACGAGATCCTCGAGGCCGGGATCGAGCAGGGCGTCTTCTCCATCGCCGACCTGCCCGGCACGCGGCGGCTGCTCATGTCGGCGTGCATCGACGTGTGCCGCTGGTACGTCGAGGGTGGCGAGCGGTCGCCGTCCTCGATCGGCCTGCAGTACTCCGCCCTCGCCCTGAAGTTCGTCGGGTCCTGA
- a CDS encoding class I SAM-dependent methyltransferase, with product MSHYFDRAPVTDDERRTISVEVWGRRRDFVTSTGVFSGDSLDKATAILLAESDPPPTGSTVLDLGCGWGPIACSLAAEGSTVWAVDVNERALALTAENARGLEVHPALPEDVPADLTFDAIWSNPPIRIGKEALHELLLTWLPRLRPGGEARLVVGRNLGADSLQRWLTEHGHPTERVASSKGFRVLSVRG from the coding sequence ATGAGCCACTACTTCGACCGCGCGCCCGTCACCGACGACGAGCGGCGCACGATCTCGGTCGAGGTCTGGGGTCGCCGCCGCGACTTCGTGACCTCCACGGGCGTCTTCTCGGGCGACTCCCTCGACAAGGCCACCGCGATCCTGCTGGCGGAGAGCGATCCGCCGCCGACGGGCTCCACGGTGCTCGACCTCGGTTGCGGCTGGGGCCCGATCGCGTGCTCGCTGGCGGCCGAGGGCAGCACCGTGTGGGCCGTCGACGTGAACGAGCGGGCGCTCGCGCTCACGGCCGAGAACGCGCGCGGCCTCGAGGTGCACCCGGCCCTGCCCGAGGACGTGCCGGCCGACCTCACGTTCGACGCGATCTGGTCGAACCCGCCGATCCGCATCGGCAAGGAGGCCCTGCACGAGCTGCTGCTCACGTGGCTGCCGCGGCTGCGCCCCGGCGGCGAGGCGCGCCTCGTCGTCGGCAGGAACCTCGGCGCCGACTCGCTCCAGCGCTGGCTCACCGAGCACGGTCATCCCACCGAGCGCGTCGCCAGCAGCAAGGGCTTCCGCGTCCTGTCCGTCCGCGGCTGA
- a CDS encoding AMP-binding protein has product MSEQFHREIDDYLNALRQRRREAWPEVGEPTIDYPFGESTVTHYLRSWAASQPDHAAIVYHGRTVTYAELDAASDRVAAYLAHRGFAPGDRAAVMMPNCPQFVIAFFAILKSGGVHVPVNPMFRREEINYELLDSGATVAFVLDEVADEFRAGAEGSAVGETIASAHTDFLPDGAALPRGMDADVPVAEGTTRFTTILERDDLPVPTDPDDPHALAALNYTGGTTGMPKGCEHTQFDMLYTAMSGGQLGFGGGPDTVSLVFVPVFWIAGEDAFLVSLMTGGTCVLHYRWDADEVLRSIHEHRVTAMAGTVDSYLELLDKARGSEYSLSSLRAPVTMSFVTKLTVEIRERWARETGAPGVIRESSYGMTEDHTLDTFTLGLQKDDADLTGRPGFTGLPMPGTDVAIVGFDTGELLPVGEEGQIIVRSPSMMRGYHHRAEATATTLRDGWLHTGDIGTIDETGALHYLGRTKEMLKVNGMSVFPSELEHLFSRHPKVAAAGVIGVPDARKGQVPVAYLQLVPGAEATADEMLAWCRDHMATYKIPRVEIIDQMPLAPTGKVSKVGLEKLAAAVPVH; this is encoded by the coding sequence ATGTCGGAGCAGTTCCACCGGGAGATCGACGACTATCTGAACGCCCTGCGGCAGCGCCGGCGCGAGGCCTGGCCGGAGGTCGGCGAGCCGACCATCGACTACCCGTTCGGCGAGTCGACCGTCACGCACTACCTGCGTTCCTGGGCCGCGAGCCAGCCCGACCACGCCGCGATCGTCTACCACGGCCGCACCGTCACCTACGCCGAGCTGGACGCGGCGAGCGACCGCGTCGCCGCCTACCTCGCCCACCGCGGCTTCGCGCCCGGCGACCGGGCCGCCGTGATGATGCCGAACTGCCCGCAGTTCGTCATCGCCTTCTTCGCGATCCTGAAGTCCGGCGGCGTCCACGTGCCCGTCAACCCGATGTTCCGGCGCGAGGAGATCAACTACGAGCTGCTCGACTCCGGGGCCACGGTCGCGTTCGTCCTCGACGAGGTCGCCGACGAGTTCCGGGCCGGGGCCGAGGGCAGCGCCGTCGGCGAGACCATCGCCTCGGCCCACACCGACTTCCTCCCCGACGGCGCCGCGCTCCCCCGCGGCATGGACGCGGACGTGCCGGTCGCCGAGGGCACCACGCGGTTCACCACGATCCTCGAGCGGGACGACCTGCCGGTGCCCACCGATCCCGACGACCCGCACGCGCTCGCCGCGCTGAACTACACGGGCGGCACCACCGGCATGCCGAAGGGCTGCGAGCACACCCAGTTCGACATGCTCTACACCGCGATGAGCGGCGGCCAGCTCGGGTTCGGCGGTGGCCCCGACACCGTGAGTCTGGTCTTCGTCCCCGTGTTCTGGATCGCCGGCGAGGACGCCTTCCTGGTCTCGCTGATGACCGGTGGCACGTGCGTCCTGCACTACCGGTGGGACGCCGACGAGGTGCTGCGGTCGATCCACGAGCACCGCGTCACCGCGATGGCGGGAACCGTGGACAGCTACCTCGAGCTGCTCGACAAGGCCCGGGGCTCCGAGTATTCGCTGTCCTCACTGCGGGCGCCGGTCACCATGTCGTTCGTCACGAAGCTGACGGTCGAGATCCGCGAGCGCTGGGCCCGCGAGACCGGGGCGCCCGGGGTCATCCGCGAGAGCTCCTACGGCATGACCGAGGACCACACGCTGGACACGTTCACGCTCGGGCTGCAGAAGGACGACGCCGACCTCACGGGCCGCCCGGGCTTCACCGGACTGCCCATGCCCGGCACCGACGTCGCGATCGTCGGCTTCGACACGGGCGAGCTGCTGCCCGTGGGCGAGGAGGGCCAGATCATCGTGCGCTCCCCCAGCATGATGCGCGGGTACCACCACCGGGCCGAGGCGACCGCGACCACACTGCGCGACGGCTGGCTCCACACCGGCGACATCGGCACGATCGACGAGACCGGCGCGCTGCACTACCTCGGGCGCACGAAGGAGATGCTGAAGGTCAACGGCATGAGCGTCTTCCCGTCCGAGCTCGAGCACCTCTTCAGCCGGCACCCGAAGGTCGCGGCCGCCGGAGTGATCGGCGTGCCCGACGCGAGGAAGGGCCAGGTGCCCGTGGCGTACCTCCAGCTCGTGCCGGGCGCCGAGGCGACCGCCGACGAGATGCTGGCGTGGTGCCGCGACCACATGGCCACCTACAAGATCCCGCGCGTGGAGATCATCGACCAGATGCCGCTCGCGCCCACCGGCAAGGTGTCGAAGGTCGGGCTGGAGAAGCTGGCCGCCGCGGTCCCGGTCCACTGA
- a CDS encoding CaiB/BaiF CoA transferase family protein: protein MTTPAALSGIRVLELTHAIAGPQTGQILADHGADVIKVEPPGGELARDAMPSVDGDSTYFAAQNRGKRSIVIDLKDPDGLATFLRLVETSDVVLTNYSARVPERLGWGFEALKAVNPSIIMVHITGFGTASPDRDLLAFDGIIQGMSGIPQMTGPADGEPTFVAPFVADHLAAYRSTMSILMALRVRDVHPEAQFVDVNMLSSYMGVLAHDVDESLEGRPYQRDGNRVPVSISNTWAARGGHVHLSPVGDEKWPRFCRAIGRADWAESLSYEDAVLVARDEVDEVVGAWCRDRERDEILAQMRELGIPCGPVRGLTEAVRHLDEREDESVVRVTSPAGRTVAVPGPLTTVGLADGPRRLRVPRVGEHDEEVLAELRADATPS from the coding sequence ATGACCACGCCCGCCGCCCTGTCGGGGATCCGCGTCCTCGAGCTCACGCACGCCATCGCCGGCCCACAGACCGGCCAGATCCTCGCCGACCACGGCGCCGACGTCATCAAGGTCGAGCCGCCAGGCGGCGAGCTGGCCCGCGACGCGATGCCGTCGGTCGACGGCGACAGCACGTACTTCGCCGCGCAGAACCGCGGGAAGCGCAGCATCGTGATCGACCTGAAGGACCCGGACGGCCTGGCGACCTTCCTGCGGCTCGTCGAGACGTCCGACGTCGTCCTCACCAACTACAGCGCGCGGGTGCCCGAGCGACTCGGCTGGGGCTTCGAGGCGCTCAAGGCCGTCAACCCGTCGATCATCATGGTGCACATCACGGGCTTCGGGACGGCGAGCCCCGACCGTGACCTGCTCGCCTTCGACGGCATCATCCAGGGCATGAGCGGCATCCCCCAGATGACGGGTCCCGCCGACGGCGAGCCCACCTTCGTGGCGCCGTTCGTCGCCGACCACCTGGCCGCCTACCGGTCCACGATGTCGATCCTCATGGCGCTGCGGGTGCGCGACGTCCACCCCGAGGCCCAGTTCGTCGACGTCAACATGCTCTCCTCCTACATGGGCGTGCTCGCGCACGACGTGGACGAGTCGCTCGAGGGACGCCCCTACCAGCGCGACGGCAACCGGGTGCCGGTGTCGATCTCCAACACGTGGGCCGCCCGCGGCGGCCACGTCCACCTCTCCCCCGTCGGCGACGAGAAGTGGCCGCGGTTCTGTCGCGCCATCGGCCGCGCGGACTGGGCCGAGTCGCTCTCGTACGAGGACGCGGTGCTGGTCGCGCGTGACGAGGTCGACGAGGTCGTCGGAGCGTGGTGCCGCGACCGCGAGCGCGACGAGATCCTGGCGCAGATGCGCGAGCTCGGGATCCCCTGCGGGCCGGTGCGCGGACTGACCGAGGCGGTGCGCCACCTCGACGAGCGCGAGGACGAGAGCGTCGTGCGGGTCACCTCCCCCGCGGGTCGCACCGTCGCCGTGCCGGGACCGCTCACGACGGTCGGTCTCGCCGACGGGCCGCGGCGGCTGCGGGTGCCGCGCGTGGGCGAGCACGACGAGGAGGTCCTGGCCGAGCTCCGTGCCGACGCCACGCCCTCCTGA
- a CDS encoding MmcQ/YjbR family DNA-binding protein — protein MDWDEVEAFLLEFPDTEASLSWGMPGVKTGGKLVAWWRDRDDSPGALAFKVDRDELEALVEDESTPYFTIEHFRKFDTNAVLVRPGEADPAELRELLTEAWRATAKPTVLKAWLAEQGDA, from the coding sequence ATGGACTGGGACGAGGTCGAGGCGTTCCTGCTGGAGTTCCCCGACACCGAGGCGAGCCTCTCGTGGGGCATGCCCGGGGTGAAGACCGGCGGCAAGCTGGTGGCGTGGTGGCGCGACCGAGACGACTCCCCCGGCGCCCTGGCGTTCAAGGTCGATCGCGACGAGCTCGAGGCGCTGGTCGAGGACGAGTCCACGCCCTACTTCACGATCGAGCACTTCCGGAAGTTCGACACGAACGCCGTGCTGGTGCGCCCCGGCGAGGCCGACCCGGCCGAGCTGCGCGAGCTGCTCACCGAGGCGTGGCGGGCCACCGCGAAGCCCACGGTCCTGAAGGCCTGGCTCGCCGAGCAGGGAGACGCATGA